One Synechococcus sp. JA-2-3B'a(2-13) genomic window carries:
- the arsJ gene encoding organoarsenical effux MFS transporter ArsJ, protein MTSVSTAQASAVRNYALVTAAYWGFTITDGAIRMLVLLHFHKLGFTPIQIAMLFLFYEIFGVITNFLGGWIGSLFGLRLTLYGGIAIQIFGLVMLGVINLQWPVWSQVAYVMTAQALAGIAKDLTKMSSKSAIRLVVPKEAESRLFRWVAMLTGSKNALKGVGFFVGAALLQIFTEIYGDPMGFRMANFVQAGALALIFCSGALLPADMGKIKAKIPFKRLFSKSREINILSAARFFLFGSRDVWFVVALPVFLYDELGWTFMQVGSYMAIWVIGYGFIQFVAPQLLGGGRPGRAPKARTIQIWTFVLTAVPAIIATAFMAGLAPELVITGGLILFGIVFAFNSAVHSYLVLAYTEDDDVALNVGFYYMANSGGRLLGTVTSGILFQFYGLEGCLWFSTLLILAAGLFSLKLPDPSKTPVEWVVKPGD, encoded by the coding sequence ATGACTTCTGTTTCGACAGCTCAAGCCTCTGCGGTTCGCAACTACGCCCTGGTTACAGCGGCCTATTGGGGGTTCACCATCACCGATGGCGCCATCCGCATGTTGGTGCTGCTGCACTTCCACAAGTTGGGCTTTACCCCGATCCAAATTGCCATGCTGTTTCTCTTCTACGAGATCTTCGGGGTGATCACCAACTTCCTGGGCGGCTGGATTGGATCCCTGTTTGGCCTGCGGCTGACCCTGTATGGGGGCATTGCCATCCAGATCTTCGGTTTGGTGATGCTGGGGGTGATCAACCTGCAGTGGCCGGTCTGGAGTCAGGTGGCCTACGTGATGACCGCCCAAGCTCTGGCCGGGATCGCCAAAGATCTCACCAAGATGAGCTCCAAAAGCGCCATCCGCCTGGTGGTGCCCAAAGAAGCGGAATCCCGCCTGTTTCGTTGGGTGGCTATGCTCACCGGATCCAAAAACGCCCTCAAGGGGGTGGGGTTCTTTGTGGGAGCGGCCCTGCTGCAGATCTTCACCGAAATCTACGGGGATCCCATGGGCTTCCGCATGGCCAACTTTGTCCAGGCGGGGGCGTTGGCTTTGATCTTCTGTTCGGGGGCGCTGCTGCCGGCAGACATGGGCAAAATCAAGGCCAAGATCCCCTTCAAGCGGCTGTTTTCCAAGAGCAGAGAGATCAACATCCTCTCGGCAGCTCGCTTTTTCCTGTTTGGGTCGCGGGATGTGTGGTTTGTGGTGGCCCTGCCGGTGTTTCTCTACGACGAGCTGGGCTGGACTTTTATGCAGGTGGGCAGTTACATGGCCATCTGGGTGATTGGCTATGGGTTCATTCAGTTTGTAGCGCCGCAACTGCTGGGTGGGGGTCGCCCTGGCCGTGCTCCCAAGGCCCGCACCATCCAGATTTGGACCTTCGTGCTGACGGCGGTGCCGGCGATCATTGCCACAGCCTTCATGGCCGGGCTGGCACCGGAGCTGGTGATCACCGGCGGCTTGATCCTGTTCGGGATCGTCTTTGCCTTCAATTCGGCAGTGCATTCCTACCTGGTGCTGGCCTACACGGAAGACGACGACGTAGCCCTCAATGTGGGCTTTTATTACATGGCTAATTCCGGCGGGCGGCTGTTGGGGACGGTAACTTCTGGGATCCTCTTCCAGTTCTACGGATTGGAGGGCTGTCTTTGGTTTTCCACCCTCTTGATCTTGGCGGCGGGGCTGTTCTCGTTGAAATTGCCGGATCCCAGCAAAACCCCGGTGGAGTGGGTGGTTAAGCCAGGGGATTGA
- a CDS encoding ArsJ-associated glyceraldehyde-3-phosphate dehydrogenase yields MAVRVGINGFGRIGRLVLRAAWGWEELEFAHINEIKGGAATAAHLLKFDSVQGRWAIDIEGSDNRLRIQDKTLTFSEHKSPGEVPWAELGIELVLECSGKFVKAAELDAYFKAGVRKVIVAAPVKDEEALNIVMGVNDHLYDPARHHLLTAASCTTNCLAPLVKVIHEGIGIVHGVITTIHDVTNTQTMVDAPHKDLRRARSALLSLVPTTTGSATAIGLIYPELNGKLNGIAVRVPLLNASLTDAVFEVRRPTTVEEVNHLLKTAAEGELKGILGYEELPLVSVDFKGDPRSSIVDAPSTMVVDGAQVKILAWYDNEWGYANRMAELARKVARSL; encoded by the coding sequence ATGGCAGTGCGGGTGGGCATCAACGGTTTTGGCCGCATCGGACGGCTGGTGTTGCGGGCTGCTTGGGGCTGGGAAGAGCTGGAATTCGCCCACATCAACGAGATCAAAGGGGGAGCTGCGACGGCGGCCCACCTGTTGAAGTTTGACTCGGTGCAGGGCCGCTGGGCTATCGACATTGAGGGATCCGATAACCGGCTGCGCATTCAGGACAAAACCCTCACCTTTAGCGAACACAAGTCTCCTGGTGAAGTGCCCTGGGCAGAGTTGGGGATCGAGCTAGTGCTGGAATGCTCGGGCAAATTTGTCAAGGCAGCGGAGCTGGATGCCTACTTCAAAGCGGGGGTGCGCAAGGTGATTGTGGCTGCCCCTGTCAAGGACGAAGAGGCCCTCAACATTGTTATGGGCGTCAACGATCACCTGTACGACCCGGCCCGGCACCATTTGCTGACGGCGGCTTCCTGCACCACCAACTGCCTGGCTCCTTTGGTGAAGGTCATCCACGAGGGGATCGGCATTGTTCACGGGGTGATCACCACCATCCATGACGTTACCAATACCCAAACCATGGTGGATGCCCCCCACAAAGACCTGCGGCGGGCCCGCTCCGCTCTGCTGTCTCTGGTGCCCACCACCACCGGCTCGGCTACGGCCATTGGTCTGATTTACCCCGAACTCAACGGCAAATTAAACGGCATTGCGGTGCGTGTTCCTCTCTTGAACGCTTCCCTGACCGATGCGGTGTTCGAAGTCAGGCGGCCCACCACCGTGGAAGAAGTCAATCACCTCTTAAAAACGGCAGCCGAGGGCGAACTCAAGGGGATCCTCGGCTACGAGGAGCTGCCCCTGGTCTCGGTGGATTTCAAAGGGGATCCCCGTTCCAGCATTGTGGATGCGCCCTCGACGATGGTGGTGGATGGCGCCCAGGTGAAGATCCTGGCCTGGTACGACAACGAATGGGGCTATGCCAACCGCATGGCGGAACTGGCCCGCAAAGTGGCCCGCAGTCTATAG
- a CDS encoding DUF2232 domain-containing protein gives MPPPPQPSVQDDFPPLPPPPPRSPALRVVETAFLASTAALIWILSYTPLAPFIRLFFPIPVALAVMRWDPRTGAMALVVSGLLLTVLIGPTRSILYVIPYGLLGYWCARLWQQRLSWYVSVVSGAVLSALGLIFQLVLSSLLVGENLWIYVTIQLTGLTNWLLDVSLSRWGVYWVAEPWMVQVVVVGFIAFNSLIYVFTVHLVAALVMEHFRCPLPPPPKWVQFLLD, from the coding sequence GTGCCCCCGCCGCCTCAGCCTTCTGTGCAGGATGACTTTCCTCCCTTACCCCCCCCACCTCCCCGTTCTCCGGCTTTGAGGGTGGTGGAAACGGCTTTTTTGGCCAGTACCGCGGCCTTGATCTGGATCCTGAGCTACACGCCGCTGGCCCCCTTTATACGTCTGTTTTTCCCCATTCCGGTGGCGCTGGCGGTGATGCGCTGGGATCCCCGCACAGGGGCAATGGCCCTGGTGGTCTCCGGCCTGTTGCTGACGGTGCTGATAGGGCCCACGCGCAGCATTCTCTATGTCATTCCCTATGGTCTGCTGGGCTATTGGTGTGCCCGCCTGTGGCAGCAGCGTCTTTCCTGGTACGTCTCGGTGGTGAGCGGGGCTGTGCTCAGCGCCCTGGGCTTGATCTTTCAGTTGGTGCTTTCCTCCCTACTGGTGGGGGAAAACCTCTGGATCTACGTAACCATTCAACTTACCGGCCTAACCAACTGGCTCCTGGATGTGTCCCTCAGCCGATGGGGCGTCTACTGGGTGGCAGAACCCTGGATGGTTCAGGTGGTGGTGGTGGGATTTATTGCCTTCAATTCCCTCATCTACGTATTCACGGTGCATTTGGTGGCCGCCCTGGTGATGGAGCACTTTCGTTGCCCGCTGCCACCCCCGCCGAAGTGGGTACAGTTTTTGCTGGATTAG
- a CDS encoding DNA-directed RNA polymerase subunit omega: MASRKNQLAIDNDELMRRVEALINASKNRYRITVQVANRAKRRRYEDPDDIEDGWMKPIRRAVIEMSDELTEPEIIGDE; this comes from the coding sequence ATGGCTTCCCGCAAGAATCAACTGGCTATTGACAATGACGAGCTGATGCGTCGGGTAGAGGCTCTGATCAACGCTTCCAAAAATCGCTATCGCATCACGGTACAGGTGGCCAACCGCGCCAAGCGCCGCCGCTACGAGGATCCGGATGATATAGAAGATGGCTGGATGAAGCCGATCCGCCGCGCCGTCATCGAAATGTCGGATGAACTGACTGAGCCGGAAATCATCGGCGATGAGTAG
- a CDS encoding mechanosensitive ion channel family protein: MWPLLFGASFALSPIGGPAWGQETAENNGTAPNLPLLNRLDALEELRQALSLPTSSVQAEAVTLDGRRLFVVTAPQGDPGSLPPVLQRVRSIEQTLHQLASAGFDPEALQVEVTLDGQTNQPVIRVNGRHLLTITSLDAQFQGAQPMDWAEQVAGIVEEALRTSQRERQPQFLRRQAVIALGILAVVGSLSQLCQRKRRRLQQKRDALQTEYQAIQAEVQEHLAGEEQSGVDPVLVEQQAGRKRQESYLELQIRLLRLVQISLWVGGVGVSLGLFPQTRPLQRFFLVSLRGPLLRLVGVGLATYGSVWLSGLVLDNLFAALRQEQNAPTYRLSKRLSTFASVSKGVAATTLVLLGSLAGLASVGVNIGPLVASLGFIGLGISLAAQDLIKDVINGLLILIEDQFAEGDVIVVDGRGGLVEHMDLRLTQLRNTEGSLISIPNSAIRVVENLSNGWSRVDLGIVIAYENDLEQAIRITEQVALQMYREPAWREKILEPPEMHGVDDLGERGITLRIWIKVQPLQQWRVAREYRRRLKHAFDQAGIQIPFPQQTLWFHSPLEMRIQGLSPEETHRLLHLMESRLEARLRERDPVANDLTN; this comes from the coding sequence TTGTGGCCTCTCCTTTTCGGTGCATCTTTTGCCCTATCCCCCATAGGCGGGCCCGCATGGGGGCAGGAAACTGCTGAAAACAACGGCACCGCCCCCAACCTGCCTTTGCTCAACCGTTTGGATGCCCTAGAAGAGCTGCGGCAAGCGCTTAGCCTCCCCACCTCCTCTGTCCAGGCGGAGGCCGTGACGCTGGATGGGCGGCGTTTGTTCGTGGTTACCGCACCGCAGGGGGATCCCGGCAGCCTGCCTCCGGTGTTGCAGCGGGTGCGCTCCATTGAACAAACCCTGCACCAGTTGGCCAGCGCCGGATTCGATCCAGAGGCGCTGCAGGTTGAAGTCACCCTGGACGGCCAGACCAACCAGCCTGTTATCCGGGTGAATGGGCGACATTTGCTGACCATCACCTCCCTCGATGCTCAATTCCAGGGCGCCCAACCCATGGACTGGGCTGAGCAGGTAGCCGGCATTGTTGAGGAAGCGCTGCGCACTTCGCAACGGGAGCGGCAGCCTCAATTTTTGCGCCGCCAAGCGGTGATTGCCCTCGGCATCCTGGCTGTGGTAGGGAGCCTGAGCCAGCTCTGCCAGCGAAAACGGCGACGGCTGCAGCAAAAACGCGATGCCCTGCAGACGGAATACCAGGCCATCCAAGCAGAGGTACAGGAGCACCTAGCGGGGGAAGAGCAGTCGGGTGTGGATCCCGTCTTGGTCGAACAACAGGCCGGACGCAAACGGCAGGAATCCTACTTGGAGCTGCAAATTCGCCTGCTACGCCTGGTGCAAATTAGCCTGTGGGTGGGCGGAGTCGGGGTGAGCTTGGGCCTTTTCCCGCAAACGCGACCCCTGCAAAGGTTTTTCCTGGTTTCCCTGCGCGGCCCTCTGTTGCGGTTGGTAGGGGTGGGTCTGGCCACCTATGGCAGTGTCTGGCTGAGTGGACTGGTGCTGGATAACCTCTTTGCTGCCCTGCGCCAAGAGCAAAATGCCCCCACCTATCGCCTCAGCAAACGTCTCAGCACCTTTGCCAGCGTCTCTAAAGGAGTTGCAGCCACTACCTTGGTCTTGCTCGGATCCCTGGCTGGCCTGGCCTCGGTGGGGGTCAATATTGGCCCCTTAGTGGCCAGCCTAGGCTTTATTGGGCTGGGGATTTCCCTGGCTGCTCAGGATCTGATTAAGGACGTGATCAATGGGCTGTTGATTTTGATCGAAGATCAATTTGCCGAAGGGGATGTGATCGTGGTGGACGGGCGGGGCGGCCTCGTGGAACACATGGATCTGCGGCTAACCCAGTTGCGCAACACCGAAGGCAGCTTGATCTCCATTCCCAACAGTGCCATCCGGGTGGTGGAGAACCTCTCCAACGGCTGGTCACGGGTGGATCTGGGGATTGTGATCGCCTATGAAAACGATCTGGAACAGGCAATACGCATCACCGAGCAGGTGGCTCTGCAGATGTACCGGGAGCCAGCTTGGCGGGAAAAAATCCTCGAGCCCCCCGAAATGCACGGTGTCGATGATCTGGGGGAGCGGGGGATCACGTTGCGCATTTGGATCAAGGTGCAGCCCCTGCAGCAGTGGAGGGTGGCGCGGGAATACCGCCGTCGCCTCAAGCACGCCTTCGATCAAGCAGGGATCCAGATTCCTTTCCCACAGCAGACCCTCTGGTTCCACAGCCCCTTGGAGATGCGCATCCAGGGTCTCAGCCCAGAGGAGACCCACCGCCTGCTGCACCTGATGGAATCGCGGCTCGAGGCTCGCCTGCGGGAAAGGGATCCCGTTGCAAACGACTTGACAAATTGA